The segment CACCTGGGAGGCAGAAGAGCGAGGAACAACGGGAATGCCAAGAACCAGGAAAATAAGAACGTTAGAATATGTCTActttctgtgtctttgtgtcaataattATAATAGTCATGACACAACTTTCTTGTGTTATAATGAACAGCATTTGCTTAAAGAGTGCTTTCGCATCACACATTAGAAACTTAAAACACAGCATTAtaaaattgtttctgaaaaaTGCTCCATAGGAAATAGGTTCCATAGGTTTGTACGGTTCTATTCTATATAAACCTTATACAGGTCAGAAGGTACTATCTAGGGTTCACAACAGCACGTTCtaccaaaaataataataatattttattgatacaaattgtatttgtaatatATTATATGCTGCACCTTATTTTAAGTATGGAGAAAATtgttaaaaaaaacactgaaatcTATTAAATGTGAATGAACCAGGTACATTGCAGGCTGCCCCACCTCTCGGATGAAGTGCTCTTTACGGATATGGCGACTGATGTAGCGGACTGAGCACGTAGCCCTCTCCAGCATGTTGAGCCAGGCCTGGCTCtcgtcctccttcccctctggggAGGCCTGTCCGTGGGCCTCGCCAGAGCCCCTCTGGCCCCCCTTCCGTGCCCCTGTCTTGGGCTTCAGCTCGGGGCTCTCAGGCGCCAACTCTGGGTAGTGGTAGCGGTCGGTATGGCCCCGCATGCAAAGCATCCTGGGTAGCCTCTGGAGGAAGAGGTTGCGTACCCACGGCGACATGGGGTGGTAGGTGGACGAGGAGCGGTGATGCACGTTGATGACAAAGACAGTGACGATAATAGAGAGGGTGACGAAGATCATGATGAAGAGCAGGTACTCCCCGATGAGGGGGATGAccttggaggaggaagggatgatcTCCTCGATCACGAGCAGGAAGACAGTGAGCGACACCAGGACGGAGGTGGAGAGCGACAGTTTCTCTCCTTCATCCGACGGAAGGTAGAACACCAGCACGGTCAAGAACGACAAGCCCAAGCAGGGGATGATCAGAAACAAGGTGTAGAACAACGGCAGCCTCTTCAGGATGAACGAGTATGTGATGAAGGGATAAGAGTAGAGGCCGTCTTTCCGGTTCCCCTTTGCCCCTGTGGCGTTGAGGATCTGCCACTCGCCGTTGTCAAAGAAGTCCTTCCTGTCCACGTGGTCGTCGATCAGGACCATGTCCACCATGTTGCCGTCGTACGTCCAGGAGCCGAACTTCATGGAGCAGTTCTGCCGGTCAAAGGGGAAGAAGGTGACGTCCATGGTGCACGCTGACTTGTAGCTGGCCGGCGGCGTCCAGGTGATGGCGCCGTTGAACTTGACAATGGCCTTGGTCATCAGGGAGCCCTCGAAGCGCCCATCAGCACTGGTGGAGGAGCAACAGCATAGTCACTATTCCATAAGAATCATCATATCATTAATACTAACCTTAATATAAACATAATCATTGAAATTAAAATGTTGCTGTTATGTTATGAGCAATGTGCAATGCTCGATTTGTTAACCTCCCAATCCATTCACACCGGTGTGTAATTATCTCCCACTAAAACCACAGCAGCACCAGACTTAATGACTGTTAAGTCATCATCTTAATGAATGTCCTCTATTTCTTAATTTAAATAATAAATCAGTTCTAAGAATACTGGTGTGTATTTGTCATAGTCATTTGTCGAGACCTTATAATATTTGCTACTCACTATATCACCACAATGATTTAATATGAAATGTATTTTCTTGTTTCAAGTCATACAAGTTCCTCTTACTTCTCATAGAGAACAATGTCTGGCAGCCAAATAGTCTCTGAGGGAACTCTGATGGATGTGATTCCTCCATAGTGAGCAGGGTTCCATCGCAACTTGTAGTCAATCCACTCCTGTCCAGGAACATGTTACTGtggcttataccatggtcttggtgaatactcgattctgattggctgcaggggtgtccattatcaggtgatattgtacacctcgtcgggcattatcccttacataacCCACATGCACTGCATCCCAGACTATAACTTTAACCATACAGGGCTTGGAAACCTCTCCATAATAGGATACTCATGTTTATCTTAGATAAAATACATCCCTTTCCATTAACCGGACCAAACGGTGCATGAAGTGTTTCTGAATAAAGAATAAACTTTATCCTGCTCACCTGCCAGAGCCAGACATTGGTGGTCATCAACTGGTTCTTCTCATCCTGTTGTAAGAAATCAGAGAAAGAGCATTCATTTTAATTgatagggggagaaagagagagagagagagagagagagagagagagagagagagagagagagagagagagagagagagagagagagagagagagagagagagagggaggaaaagagacagaaacaggcAATAACAGCTAGTTTTGTATCGGTCTCGTACTGACACTGTGGCCTTTCTACATCACCAGGGCAGAGGCTcgttaagaaagagagagaaaaagatagagcgagcaagaaggagaaagagtgcAGTTAATCGTATTAGCTGAGCAGGAACACAGCTGTCAGAGTCAGTTTGATGTTGCGGTGATCACATAGTCCAGAGGTGAACTGTAATCCAATACAGGTCTGCTGTCTGggaacactggaacacacacacacacactatctgt is part of the Osmerus eperlanus chromosome 13, fOsmEpe2.1, whole genome shotgun sequence genome and harbors:
- the LOC134032559 gene encoding neuronal acetylcholine receptor subunit non-alpha-3-like; the protein is MNLRLSLLFLTVLCALSIATIPAPGEFVSLAEMEDALLRNLFQGYQRWVRPIQHANDTVTVRFGLKISQLVDVDEKNQLMTTNVWLWQEWIDYKLRWNPAHYGGITSIRVPSETIWLPDIVLYENADGRFEGSLMTKAIVKFNGAITWTPPASYKSACTMDVTFFPFDRQNCSMKFGSWTYDGNMVDMVLIDDHVDRKDFFDNGEWQILNATGAKGNRKDGLYSYPFITYSFILKRLPLFYTLFLIIPCLGLSFLTVLVFYLPSDEGEKLSLSTSVLVSLTVFLLVIEEIIPSSSKVIPLIGEYLLFIMIFVTLSIIVTVFVINVHHRSSSTYHPMSPWVRNLFLQRLPRMLCMRGHTDRYHYPELAPESPELKPKTGARKGGQRGSGEAHGQASPEGKEDESQAWLNMLERATCSVRYISRHIRKEHFIREVVQDWKFVAQVLDRIFLWAFLTVSVLGTILIFTPAIYMFLSTPPQSNTAPETTGP